The following proteins are encoded in a genomic region of Natrarchaeobius halalkaliphilus:
- a CDS encoding NAD-binding protein, whose amino-acid sequence MVDRPLRERLPENWRRALTTRATVAFVLVVALLSVATAILNIGTDTVYEPFTPYIPAAVQDTASFTGALTGFLMVGSALALRRGLRAGWWATLLLLPLTAVQGLLQVSPYSLPLIVLSLVSIPALLLTRDRFTKPLALGTTQIAAGSALVGVQAYGTIGGYALRDHFDGIDTVLDAFYFTLITSSTVGYGDVTPNIDSTEGMLFTMSVLVLGVASFGIAIGALVGPAIQARITKTLGKMTDSELELLSEHILVLGYGELTEPIVDELSATDREFAVVAKNRDVMDDLSDRGIPVVVGDPSDETPLRRAKIQNANAILVATNQDAQDALSILTARQLAPDTRVVAAATDLENTKKLERAGADAVISPALLGGHLLVRSALGRDDSELLERLLTENE is encoded by the coding sequence ATGGTTGACCGGCCGCTTCGGGAGCGATTGCCCGAAAACTGGCGACGGGCGCTCACGACTCGAGCGACCGTCGCGTTCGTGCTGGTCGTGGCGCTGCTCTCGGTCGCGACGGCGATCCTCAACATCGGAACCGACACCGTCTACGAGCCGTTTACACCGTACATCCCCGCTGCCGTCCAGGACACCGCGAGTTTCACCGGCGCGCTGACCGGGTTTCTGATGGTTGGGAGCGCGCTTGCTCTCCGTCGTGGGCTGCGCGCCGGGTGGTGGGCCACTTTGCTATTGCTTCCGCTGACTGCAGTACAGGGTCTCCTCCAGGTGAGTCCGTACTCGCTTCCGTTGATTGTACTCTCGCTCGTTTCGATCCCGGCGCTGTTGCTGACGCGGGATCGATTTACCAAACCGCTCGCCCTCGGGACGACGCAGATCGCAGCCGGTTCGGCGCTCGTCGGCGTGCAGGCGTACGGAACCATCGGCGGTTACGCGCTCCGGGATCACTTCGACGGGATCGATACCGTCCTCGACGCGTTCTACTTTACGCTGATCACCTCGAGTACGGTCGGCTACGGGGACGTGACGCCCAACATCGACTCGACGGAGGGAATGTTGTTCACGATGTCCGTTCTGGTCCTCGGCGTGGCGAGTTTCGGTATTGCAATCGGGGCGCTCGTCGGCCCGGCGATCCAGGCACGAATTACAAAGACACTCGGAAAAATGACCGACTCAGAACTCGAACTGTTGAGCGAGCACATCCTCGTGCTCGGCTACGGCGAACTGACTGAACCGATCGTCGACGAACTGTCAGCGACCGACCGGGAGTTCGCCGTCGTGGCGAAAAACCGCGATGTGATGGACGATCTCTCGGATCGTGGCATTCCCGTCGTCGTCGGCGATCCAAGCGACGAAACGCCGCTTCGGCGCGCGAAGATCCAGAACGCAAACGCGATCCTCGTCGCGACGAACCAGGACGCACAGGACGCGCTCTCGATCCTTACCGCTCGTCAGCTCGCACCCGACACCCGCGTCGTCGCCGCGGCGACCGATCTCGAAAACACGAAGAAACTCGAGCGAGCAGGTGCGGACGCAGTAATTAGCCCTGCGTTGCTCGGCGGACATCTGCTGGTTCGATCGGCCCTCGGCAGAGACGATTCCGAACTGCTCGAACGACTGCTAACCGAAAACGAATAG
- a CDS encoding ubiquitin-like small modifier protein 1, whose protein sequence is MSTEWKLFADLAERAGDKRVTVDASAGDTVGDALEQLVEGRAELEARVLEDGELRSQINVLRNGTNVLVEEDGLETVLEGDDELALFPPVSGG, encoded by the coding sequence ATGTCCACGGAGTGGAAACTGTTCGCTGATCTCGCGGAACGAGCGGGCGACAAACGCGTCACCGTCGACGCCTCGGCGGGTGACACCGTCGGAGACGCCCTCGAACAGCTCGTCGAGGGCCGAGCTGAACTCGAGGCGCGCGTCCTCGAAGACGGGGAGCTTCGGTCACAGATCAACGTGCTTCGCAACGGAACGAACGTCCTCGTCGAGGAGGATGGTCTCGAGACGGTACTCGAGGGCGACGACGAACTCGCGCTGTTCCCGCCGGTCAGCGGCGGTTAG
- the gatD gene encoding Glu-tRNA(Gln) amidotransferase subunit GatD, protein MNPGDRVRVDRADRTYEGVLLPSSTDDHLVVKLDGGYNVGVDRDGTDVDVLAEDVYEIDGTDAAGTDADGTSEIAFDDELPTISLLSTGGTIASTVDYRTGAVTAQFDAEDVLRAVPDLAGRANYRGRVVANILSENMDPTIWSDLAEAVSEEIDAGADGVVVMHGTDTMQYSASALAFTLETPVPIVFTGSQRSADRPSSDNVMNAVCAVEAAKGDCAEVLVCMHGSESDDVCALHRGTRVRKNHTSRRDAFETVGAKPLGAVDYDTGEISFRREYRSRVDGDTSSDGSDDRASEPRDSPIAIESLESDVELLKFTPGMDPAFFDVVEGSAGLVLEGTGLGHVHTDLIPRIEELIADGTTVVMTSQCLEGRVCDRVYDTGRDLLDAGVIEAGDTLPGTAKVKLMWALENADDVEAAMETSLAGELQRRSVPWE, encoded by the coding sequence ATGAACCCAGGCGATCGCGTCCGCGTCGACCGCGCGGACCGAACGTACGAAGGCGTGTTGCTCCCCTCCAGCACGGACGACCACCTCGTCGTAAAACTCGACGGAGGTTACAACGTCGGCGTCGATCGAGACGGGACAGACGTAGACGTTCTCGCGGAGGACGTCTACGAGATCGACGGCACGGACGCCGCGGGAACGGACGCAGACGGAACCTCCGAGATCGCGTTCGACGACGAGTTGCCGACGATCTCACTGCTCTCGACCGGCGGAACCATCGCCTCGACGGTCGACTACCGGACCGGTGCGGTGACTGCCCAGTTCGACGCCGAGGACGTCCTTCGTGCCGTTCCGGACCTCGCCGGCCGCGCGAACTACCGGGGCCGGGTCGTGGCGAACATCCTCTCGGAGAACATGGATCCCACGATCTGGAGCGACCTCGCGGAGGCCGTCTCCGAGGAGATCGACGCCGGTGCCGACGGCGTCGTCGTCATGCACGGAACCGACACGATGCAGTACTCGGCGTCGGCTCTCGCATTCACGCTCGAGACGCCCGTTCCGATCGTGTTCACCGGCAGCCAGCGGTCGGCCGATCGCCCCTCCTCGGACAACGTGATGAACGCCGTCTGTGCCGTCGAAGCGGCGAAGGGCGACTGTGCCGAGGTTCTGGTCTGCATGCACGGATCCGAAAGCGACGACGTCTGTGCGCTCCACCGAGGAACTCGCGTCCGCAAGAATCACACCTCCCGGCGTGACGCCTTCGAGACGGTCGGTGCAAAGCCGCTCGGTGCGGTGGACTACGACACCGGCGAGATCAGTTTCCGCCGGGAGTACAGGTCGCGCGTCGACGGCGACACTTCGTCGGACGGATCGGACGATCGAGCGTCGGAGCCACGAGACTCCCCGATCGCGATCGAATCGCTCGAGAGCGACGTCGAACTCCTGAAGTTCACGCCCGGGATGGACCCCGCGTTCTTCGATGTCGTCGAGGGATCGGCGGGATTGGTCCTCGAGGGAACCGGGCTCGGTCACGTTCACACCGACCTGATTCCGCGCATCGAAGAGCTGATCGCGGACGGAACGACGGTCGTCATGACCAGCCAGTGTCTCGAGGGCCGGGTCTGTGATCGAGTCTACGACACCGGTCGGGATCTCCTCGATGCGGGCGTCATCGAGGCCGGCGATACGCTCCCCGGAACGGCGAAAGTCAAGCTCATGTGGGCGCTCGAGAACGCCGATGACGTCGAAGCGGCGATGGAGACGTCCCTCGCCGGCGAACTCCAGCGGCGATCCGTTCCCTGGGAGTGA